A genomic region of Mus musculus strain C57BL/6J chromosome 7, GRCm38.p6 C57BL/6J contains the following coding sequences:
- the Nkx1-2 gene encoding NK1 transcription factor-related protein 2 → MLAWQDVGAKAAPSHHKISFSVLDILDPQKFTRAALPPVRLAALEAKKSLEEVEAGQDACSGNPIGSQETPDAVGRGIDPGSPVEGSEAEEEEEAEDAGRAHQPERWQGVHEGSPEARAVAVGTEESGAEGLPASPGSPGSPRPRRRRAESSCAKPRRARTAFTYEQLVALENKFRATRYLSVCERLNLALSLSLTETQVKIWFQNRRTKWKKQNPGADGAVQAGGGAPQPGTPGAVAGGGGSATGSSPGPPVPGALPYQTFPTYPATNVLFPAASFPLTTAANGSPFTPFLGPSYLTPFYAPHL, encoded by the exons ATGTTGGCATGGCAGGACGTCGGGGCCAAGGCGGCCCCCTCTCACCACAAGATCTCCTTCTCTGTCTTGGACATCTTGGATCCGCAAAAATTCACGCGAGCTGCCCTCCCGCCGGTGCGTCTCGCTGCCCTGGAAGCCAAGAAAAGTTTAGAAGAGGTGGAAGCAGGGCAAGATGCTTGTTCGGGGAATCCAATCGGGTCACAGGAGACCCCTG ATGCGGTGGGCCGAGGCATTGACCCCGGGTCTCCGGTGGAGGGCtccgaggcagaggaggaggaggaagctgaggaTGCGGGGCGCGCGCACCAGCCAGAGCGCTGGCAGGGGGTCCATGAGGGCTCACCAGAGGCCCGGGCAGTAGCGGTGGGAACGGAAGAGAGCGGCGCGGAAGGCCTCCCGGCGTCCCCGGGCTCTCCCGGTTCCCCGCGGCCCCGACGCCGGCGAGCCGAGTCCAGCTGCGCCAAGCCAAGGCGCGCGCGCACTGCCTTCACTTACGAGCAGCTGGTGGCCCTAGAGAACAAGTTTCGAGCCACGCGCTATCTGTCGGTGTGCGAACGCCTGAACCTGGCGCTGTCGCTCAGCCTCACGGAGACGCAGGTCAAAATTTGGTTCCAGAACCGCAGGACCAAGTGGAAGAAGCAGAACCCAGGGGCCGACGGCGCCGTGCAGGCGGGAGGCGGTGCGCCTCAGCCTGGGACACCGGGCGCGGTAGCGGGGGGCGGTGGCAGTGCCACTGGGAGTAGTCCTGGCCCTCCGGTTCCTGGCGCTCTGCCCTATCAGACTTTCCCCACCTATCCTGCCACCAACGTCCTCTTCCCTGCCGCCTCCTTCCCGCTGACGACCGCCGCCAACGGGAGTCCCTTCACTCCATTCCTTGGGCCCTCCTACTTGACCCCTTTCTATGCTCCACACCTATGA